The Belonocnema kinseyi isolate 2016_QV_RU_SX_M_011 chromosome 1, B_treatae_v1, whole genome shotgun sequence genomic interval gaattttcgaaattaattgaatactttaaattctctgaattcctttaattcttctaaattcattatattattttaaattcattgaatcgttaaaattgtttgaatttttttaatggtttaaattcTCAGAATAGCCCGAATTCTTCAACATTCATTGAATTACTTGAACTccctaatttttgcaaatttcttgaatttttctaaattatttcaattcttctgaattccttgCACTGTTTTAAAGTCCATGGAATGTTTGGAATACTGAAAATTCtccaaattcattaaatttatcaacattAATTGAATtgccaaaattctttaaattacttgaaattctcTACATGTTTAACATTCTCTGAGATGCATGAGTGTTCTGAATTCCTTGTCCAAATTTAATGCTCAGTCTTGCttcttttcttcttaattttcaaGACCTTCGCACTTAAATTTGACTCTTagtcttaaaaaacaaataaaccaaatttatttatcctaaattcctaaattaaaaccaaaagagtctttaagattattaaaaaaaagtctcacCCCCGCCAGACTTTGTCCTTGATGCACCGTAAAATTTCAATCAGACTCCAGAGCGGAATCTCCATTATATTCTGATAAATATGTTTCTTCGCCTCCTCCAGCATCGGCTCATAGCCCGGGAGAATGTGATCGAGCGTGCAGAGAATCCGAAAAATTTGCAGCCAATCCGGCGGATTCTGGCTCATCAGCGACTTGATGAAAATCTCGGAGACTCGGATATCGACAATGCCGAAAGTATGCATCAAATTCATCGCGCTAATTATCGAACTCGTCGACAACTTCTCAAGTTCCTCGACCAAAATCTTCGTTCGGAGCCGACGCACCAGGAGATTTTTCTTCGACTCGGTCCAGGAAGTGTTGGCCATTCGCTCGAGCACGTGCACGAGCAGCATCTCGATTTGcagatactttaaaaatttgatatttggaTCGATGTGCCGATGCCAGTATCGCATCACAATCAGAGGATTGATGCTGCTGATCTCGAGTTTGCACaatctgatgagaatgtagattGCCACGGGATAGGTCATTCGGATTGTTGTATTGCACAAGTTGTCGCACAACAGTTCGAAACTCAACTCGCTCTGGAGGTCCTTGAGAAAGGTGTATTTGTGATTTGGTTGGTAAAAATAGGtggattttcgtaaaaattccaTGCACGAGTTTAGGTCCATTTCGGGACTATTTACGAGGTTTTCCATCTCGGCGAGTAACTTTTTGTGAGTCTCTTCGGGAGAAGTGAGCGGTGAGGAAAAACCCTCATCTAATTTGaaagatgaatttgtttattatttttatcacttaACCAATGTTCGAATAATTcgttatttttcggaaaatttgagttatttataaattttttaactattccaggaaaaattgaaatatatttgcaCATAATTTCAAAATCAGAATTCAGATGGTCATTTCAAATcgcaaaactttacaaaaataatgtaattggaaaggaggtattttaaacattcacaatCTTTAGTTATAGAAATTATggacaatattttataataattaattaacctgttcataacattttttttttaattttcaccttcatttcggaaaatttgatttattgctaATCCtctatactaatttcagaaaaaaattaaaacacatttacatataaattgaaataatgaatgcagatatatattttcagatccgaatcgtttgaaaaattatgtaatttaaatagaggtgttttaatatatatttaatttattaataaccataaaaaaccatttttttaaattgatataaatttactcataattttttgaaattgaattttgatacTCATTTTACTTCATGAGAATCAGAAAAATTATATGATTGTAATAAAggtattctaaagaaaaaataaacctttattgtaaaaaactgaagcaattattttctttgaaaaaatcaaattattttttctttaaacttgaactttaatttctgaatatttttatttcgtttgcaagttccagaaaatttaagttttaacagaatttattaataaaatattcaattatttaaaacaaaaaagcattaaacaattatttccctttaaaaagaaaattatataaagctttaaaaaattattttcattgaaacattgaaTGAATTatcactttatatattttttaaattttaacttgtctttgtttgaatttaattaattgtaagctttcaactaattataaaaagtatagattttagaagaattacttcataattaattaatgagttcggaacataaaaataattcaataattatttttactgaaatctatgtatatataattttgaacaaaaactaaattttttttataaaaataatagccaatattttaaaggtattccaagacatttttaatagatttcagtcatttgaagggattaaagaaaagcttaaaaatgttaagaaattttacagatttgaggaaattttaaagaagttcatggaatttttaaattttccaaggaatttttaagaattatgcgacgtctgaagggatttcaaatattttagggaatttcaaaagattttaagacagttttgatattaatctaatatatttttaaatgatttcaaagaatcttaaagAGTTAagggaacttttttaatttccgatggaatttacaaagaattaaaaaaaaatcataaaaatatcttcaatcgattttaataattttaagggaatttgaaagagatttaaaatgcttcaatggatttgaaaatattttaaaggttttgaaataattacagagtttctaaaagatttcaagagattttaaatagattttaataatttaaagagatttcaaaaaattgtaaagatttgaaGGAATCTTAAAAActatcaagaaattttcaagtgttaaaaatataaagGGATAAAGGTatccgaaggattttaaatattataaagtttaaaaaaattaatttctaagaaattttcaagaagggatttttttttaatttcatggagtttacaaacgatttcaaaagatttccaaggatttgaaatatttgagggaatttaaaaggatttcaatactttttcaataaatttcactaatttgatTGGATttcaaacaataacatttttttaatctcacgGAATTTAccaaggatttcgaaagattgcgaaaaacttgaaataatttagagTATTTTGAAGGCACTTCAAGATattattaatagattttaatcaatcaaagaaatttcaaagaatgttcaaaattttggggattttttaaaactcgagacgatttttaatagatttcaggatttttcaaaggatattaaagattataaagtatttttaaattttccaaagaattttcaaacaatatgagacatatgaagggatttcaaagaatttgaaatatattagggaattttaaaatattgtaaggcatttttaatagattttaataatttgcagggatttcaaaaaatcttaaagagtttaaggaatttaaaaaaattttcatacaattttcaagccatttcaacgaattttgaagatttaagagaattaaaaaaaattctatggaatttttaagaaattccaaagaattgcaAAGGATTTAAAGTATTGTGGGGACTTTTAAAAACTCCAGACgagttttaatagatttaaataatttaaatttatttccaaagattttaaatattttaaaatatttgagaaaattataaaagattccaaaacatttttaataaattttaatttctaaaaatttcagggaattttcaaaggatttcaaaatggacaattttttaaaccttatgaaattttaattttaataaataagaaattttaatcccttgaaaaattcattatatgtttaaaaattctctaaaatctttagaattctttgaaatttcttcatctatgaaaaatattttgaaattgttaaaatagtttaaaactaataaactaatctattaaaaatgtcttaaaaccttttaaaatccctttgaaatcttttcaaaatattaaaacctattaaaaaggtttttgaattaaaaaaaactcccttaaatctttgaaattctttgatttcccttaaaattattaaaatttattgaatatattttgaagaagtctttttaaatcttggataccttaaaaaaactctaaaatatttcaaattctttgtaatctttaaaaattcttgaaattttgtgcaaatcttgaaaatatcttgaaattgtcTTCTTAAAGcaccaaaaaatcataaaattccatggaatttttcaaattatattacatTGTTCCATATTTgccgaaattctttgaaaccctatgacatttttttaaaataatttaaaaaaaatatcaaatgttttggaatttttaaatctgttgaaaatatccttatatattttaaagtactcTTAACTATgtgttgcaaattttttgaaaacccttgNNNNNNNNNNNNNNNNNNNNNNNNNNNNNNNNNNNNNNNNNNNNNNNNNNNNNNNNNNNNNNNNNNNNNNNNNNNNNNNNNNNNNNNNNNNNNNNNNNNNtctggcatccgttgaactctatcgcttcaggttcaaggtcatttgaaggattttactttcaaatgaccttgaacctgacgcgataaaggtcagcggacaccaggttcataatcagcgaccccaaaaacctgtaacatattttttaaaaattttttaccgttttttctcgatttgaccttcaaatgaccttcaaatgaccttgaatctgaagcgatagagttcaacggatgccagattcgtaattagcgactccaaaaacctataacgtattttttttttattttttaccgttttctctcgatttgaccttccaatgaccttgaacctgacgcgataaaagtcaaaagacgccagatttgtattcggcgaccccgaaaaccatagtaaacccgagctaacctcagaatacatgtttaagtgtttaagattctttgaaatccattcaaatgattaaaattggttaaaaatgtctttgaatcttttaaacgttttatatctcttgaaaattctttggaagttttaaaaatacttaaaatttttttttaatcttttgaaatacctttatcccttgaaaatttaattgaatgtttaaaaattctctaaaatcttcaaaattctttgaaattccttcatctatgcaaaatatttggatttaaaactattttacatcctttgcaatctttttaaatccctagtgaattccattgaatttttaaaaaattcctcaaaatctttcaaattcttttaaatcctttcaaatttttaaaatctattaaaaatgttttagaattttttttaattttcttaaatattaaaaaaaaaattttttaatcatttgaaatccctttaaattattcaaatctattaaaaatgccttggaatctttaaaaaattcccttaaatctttgaaattctttgatttcccttaaaatttttaaagattccaaaacatttttcatagatttcaataatttgacgaAATTTCATAGAATCTTAGagtttatggaattttttaaaattccattaaattttcaaaggattttaaaagattgcagagGCTCTGAAATCATaaggatttcagaaatttaaaaaaattccaaggaatttccaagatttaaaatcattgtaaaagtTCTGAAGTATTTCGgagtcttttaaaaatctttcagtcTTTTAGAAGActccaaaggatttttaatatatttaaagattccgaaacatttttaatagattttaatttctaaaaattccagggaattttcaaaggatttcaaaagattgcaaaagatctgaaatattttaaataaatttcaataatttggaggtattccgaaatctttttaatagatttcaaatccttttaaatctttcgaaattcctttcATATGTTTTAtacctcttgaaaattctttaggaatttaaaaaatattttataatctttaaaaattctttggaatacctttaaattattgaaattgattaaaaatgttttggaatcttttaaaatactccaaatggaaatttttttaaatcttttgaaatacctttatcccttgaaaaattcataaaatgtttaaaaattctctaaaatctttaaaattctttgaaattccttcatctataaaaaatattttgaaattgttaaaaatagtttaaaagtacTTTACATCCTTTGCAATCTTTATCAATCCCTTgtaaattccatggaatttctaAAAAGTCCCTCAaagctttcaaattcttttaaatctgcaattttttaaaatctattaaaaatgttttggaatcttttatcattttctaaaatatttttaaaaaattgtaatcatttgaaatccctttaaattattaaaatctattaaaaatgtcataaaaccttttaaaatacctttgaaatcttttcaaaatattaaaatctattaaaaatgtctttgaattaaaaaaaaaaatcccttaaatcttcgaaattctttgatttcccttaaaattattaaaatctattaaatatattttgaagaagagtctttttaaattttttgtaaagtgcatcggaattgaaaaaaattctcattaactctctgagattctttgaaataatttaaaaatctatttttaaaaatgtacttaaaaaaatctattaaataaatattaaaactgttttaaaatctattaaaattctctaaaatattttaaaccttttgaaatcccttcataCGTCccataatttctgaaaattccttggaaaatttaaaaatactttataatctttaatatcatttgaaaaatcattaaaatattgaattctgtgaaaaatcgtcagaaggttttttttaaaatttcctaaaatatttctaaaatattgttaaaatcccgaaaaatgataaaaactctATTAAAGATatcttgcaattttttgaaagacCCACAaccatttcaaatcctttgaaatcttttgaaattctttgaaacgtttaatatctcttgaaaattacttggaaaattgaacaaataatttataatatttaaaattcttcagaatacctttaaatttataaaatcaattaaaagttttttggattcttttaacatttctaaaatacttaacatcttttgcaatattttcataTCCTTtgtaaattacatgaaattttcaaaaattccttaaactctttaatctttttttaaattccttcaaatgtctgaaatctatttaaaatcctttgttgtcttttaaagaaattcaaaatacttcaaaccctttgaaatttattgatatcccttcaaactttttatgtctcttaaacattttatgaaacattaaaaaattatctcaaatctttaaaatttgtgaatcccttcagattattaaaatctatttgaaaaaaaaatcttggaataccttaaaaaaactataaactatttcgaattctttgtaatcttcaaaaattcttgaaattttgtgcaTATCTTGAAAATACCATGAAATTGTCTTCTTAATGtaccaaaaaattatcaaattcctTGTAATTCTTCAAATTCTATTACATTGTTCCATATTTgccgaaattctttgaaaccctaagacattttttcaaaatcataaaaaaaaaattatcaaatgttttggaattttttaatcttttgaaaatatccttatatattttaaagtactcTTAACTatgtatttcaaatcttttgaaaacctctgtaaattccaagaaattagaaaaaagatcCCTGAACTTCTAatgattctttaaaatcccttcaaattatttaaatctattaaaaattctctgGAGATTCAAaacgattttgaagatttttagggtatttataaATACTCCATGGAATTTGACATtggattataataatttttcaaggtatttggaatttttaaaaagatttcaggatatttttaaaaatgccaaaatgttttaattgaataaaataatttaaaggcaatccgaagaatttgaaatattttagagtattttataaaattccaagccATTCTCAAGAGATTACAAAATTGTGTTggatttaaagggttttaaaaagtttttgatggagttttaaaaaattgaaaattttgacattccaacgaattttcaattgatttgaataatttgaaggaattttaaagattttagggaattttaaaatatttaaaaaatttcaaatcttttgaaatcattcgtAAATCccacgaaaattttaaaaatctatttttttttaatcttttgaaatgttttaaaagactccaaaggactttgaaaatttcataagatatttcaaatcctttaaaatctattgaaatcctctcttgaaaattttttagaaataaaaaaattgtaatatttaaaatccttcggaaTATCTTTATCCCTTTatctttttaatacttgaaagtttcaagaaatttcttaagattccctgaattctttaaaattctttgaaatcccttcaaataattgaattctacaaaaacaaagatcttggaatctttttaaatactcttgattatttctaatttttttaaatcccttgaaatgatttaaatctcttaaaaattctttgctatttttcaaaattctctcaaacctttaaaattcttttgaatacccttaaaatcctgaaatatattaaaaatcctcTGGTTCTATTGAAAATATCTTAGAATCTCTTCAAATtccctaaaaaatttcaaattcatttgaactgatttccaaaaatcttcaagattttagagagttttcaaaagtttatatgaaattttcaagagatttcaaatgttttcaaagggtttgaagtattttgaatttcttaaagattttaaggcatttttttaaattttatggaatttacaaaggatatcaaaagattgcaaagaattttaagtgatttaggGGGATATGAAAAGAATCCAAAaaacttttaatagattttatcaatttaaaagtattctaaagaattttaaaattcctatttacagtcttttaaatatttttaaattccctgaaatctttaaagttcctttaaattattcaaaccaaTTGAAAGTTCGCTGAAatgtcaaaattttcaattttttaaaactccatgaaaaactttttaaattccttcaaatccgaTAACATTTTGTAATCTCTTGAGAATGGCTTGGAATTTTATCAAATactctaagatatttcaaattcttcggattcccgttaaattattttattcaattaaaactttttggcatttttaaaaatatcctgaaatctttttaaaaattccaaataccttgaaaaattattataatccaATGTNNNNNNNNNNNNNNNNNNNNNNNNNNNNNNNNNNNNNNNNNNNNNNNNNNNNNNNNNNNNNNNNNNNNNNNNNNNNNNNNNNNNNNNNNNNNNNNNNNNNACATtggattataataatttttcaaggtatttggaatttttaaaaagatttcaggatatttttaaaaatgccaaaaagttttaattgaataaaataatttaaaggcaatccgaaaaatttgaaatatcttagagtATTTTATAAAATCCGAAGCCATTCTCAAGAGATTACAAAATGTTAtcggatttgaagggatttaaaaagtttttcatggaattttaaaaaattgaaaattttgacattccaacgaattttcaattggtttcaataatttaaaggaattttaaagaattttaaagatcttaggaaattttcaaaggattttcaaagactgcaaataggaatttttaagattctttaaaatttcttgatacTACccatactttttgaaaattccttgaaaattttgaaaaatctctaaaatttttaagattcttcaaaatctctttaaattattgaaatttattgaaaaagtctcgaaatctttttaaattccctgaaatatttcaaatcttttgaaatcattcgtaaatttcaagaaatttttttaaattcttaaaaatcttcgtgattattttaagtcatttcaagttattgaaatttattaaaaatatcctggaatacttttaaattattaattaaatctattttttttaaatcctttgaaatgttttaaaagactcCAAAGGACTTTGAAAactccataaaatatttaaaatctattgaaattcttttttaaaaattctttgctatttttcaaaattctctcaaatctttaaaattcttttgaacatCCTTAAAatcctgaaatctattaaaaatcctcTGGTGTTTTGGGAATGACCCCAAAATACTtgtattcctttgaaaattcgaatgattaaattctaatgaaaatatcttcgaatatcttaaaattctctaaaaaattttccattcataaaaatcttttgaaatccctggattgataatttttatacttcttgaaaattcctaagaaatttcaaattactttataatcttcaaaaatccttttGCATACCTTTGAAAATTCACTGgaattgttacaaattaaaatttattaaaaatattttgtaatattttaaaacattttaaattatttcaactccgtcacgattttttaaaatccttcttaaattccatgaaattttaaaaagttccctAAACAGtttaagattctttgaaatccctttaaattattgaaacctaaaaaaatttcttgaaatcttttaaaatacccttaactaTCTCAGATCCTTTgcaatctttcgaaatcctttgaaaatttcatggatttcaattctttaaaatcccctctaattatgaaaatctatttaaaatgtcttggaatctttggaaatacctttaaattatttaaatctattaaaaataatatagagtTTTTTGAAAGGCaccaaaatactttaaatcctttGCAACCTTTttcgaatctcttaaaaattccataatatattaaaaaattccctcatatcttgaaaattatttaaaattcattgaaaaatttatgaaatttaaaaaaatttcgtaaactccttaagattttttgaaatccctgaaaattttgaaaatctattaaaaatgccaaggaatttttaaaaattccctgaaattttaaaaatctattaaaaatttcttgaaatctttttaaattacccaaaatatttcaaatcttttgaaatcctttgataattctaaaatctttaaaattctttaaaatcctttttaaaagactccaaaatacttcaaattctttgcaatcttttgtaatgacttgaaaattccatgaaatttttgtaaaatctctaaaatttcgtggattctttgaaattcctttgattaataaaaatctattaatattgTCTTGGAATGCCTTCAAAATactctaaattattataaattctacgcaatatttttaaatcctttgtaaATTCcatgaagtaaaaaattttgaattcgatGAAATTAGTTCCAATTatcgaaatctaaaaaaaatgtcttggaatctttttaagtacTCTTGATTGCTTCCaatatcttgaaa includes:
- the LOC117175354 gene encoding uncharacterized protein LOC117175354; translated protein: MIRKALAGATFALGNLSASSRRVINIRPRFISNLTISERGTEKDEGFSSPLTSPEETHKKLLAEMENLVNSPEMDLNSCMEFLRKSTYFYQPNHKYTFLKDLQSELSFELLCDNLCNTTIRMTYPVAIYILIRLCKLEISSINPLIVMRYWHRHIDPNIKFLKYLQIEMLLVHVLERMANTSWTESKKNLLVRRLRTKILVEELEKLSTSSIISAMNLMHTFGIVDIRVSEIFIKSLMSQNPPDWLQIFRILCTLDHILPGYEPMLEEAKKHIYQNIMEIPLWSLIEILRCIKDKVWRGSCCDF